A region of the Pseudomonas silesiensis genome:
AAGGCTGTCAGCGCGGAGGCTTCATCAGTGGCGACCACCACGTCGCAGCCCCACTGCCCCAGCAACGCACTCATGCTTTCAAGGATGCTGACTTCGTTGTCCAGCACCAGCAATCGCCGCCCTGGCAGCGGGTTGCCCGCACCCGGCTGGGGCGCGGCTTGACTGATCGGCAACGGGACCTCATGGGAAATCGGCACGTCGATGCTGAACATCGATCCACGCCCCGGCCGCGAATGCACCTGGATCCTGTAGTCGAGAATTTTCGCGATGCGCTCGACAATCGCCAACCCCAGGCCGACACCCTTGCGATCGGCGGCACGGCCGACGTCCAGCTGGTTGAACTCGAGGAAGATCGAATCCAGCCGGTCAGCGGCAATCCCGCGTCCGGTGTCCCAGACTTCCAGGCGCAGCATCGTACCGCGCCGCCGGGCCCCCAGCAGGATGCTGCCCGCGTCGGTGTAACGGCAGGCGTTGCTGAGAAAGTTGCGCAAGATCCGCGTCATCAGCCGCAAGTCGGTATTGATGGCGTAGTCGCCCATGTGCACGCGCAGGTTCAATCCGGCGGCTTCGGCCACCGAGCGGAATTCCGACACCAGCGGACCGAGCAATTCATCAAGGCGGTACAGGGCAATGTCCGGTTTGACCGCGGCCTGATCGAGCCGGGATATGTCGAGCAGATCGGTGAGCAAATCTTCGGCCCCTTCCAGGGCCTGGTGCGTACGCTCCACCAGCACCTGTTCGACCTCGGGCAGTCTGCGCTCACGCAAGGTCGAGATCAGCAAGCGCGCGGCGTTGAGGGGTTGCAGCAGATCATGGCTGGCGGCGGCGAGGTACTTGTCCTTGCTGCGATTGGCGGCCTCGGCCGCGTCCCGGGCATCGCGCAAGGCTTCGGCGATCTGTTTACGCTGGGTGATTTGCTGCTGCAGGTTGCGGTTGGCTTCGAGCAATTCGTCGGTGCGCGCCGTGACCCGCTGCTCCAGTTGGTCATTGAGCTGTTGCAGGCGCTGCTGGGCGAGTTTGCGTTCGGTGATATCGGCGACAAAACCTTCGACCAATTCTTCCTGATCGGGTTTGAGCAGCAGGTTCATCAGCACGTCGAGACGGCTGCCGTCCTTGCGCCGCAATTGGGTTTCGTAACCATTCAGGCTGCCTTGGTGCCTGAGGATTTCGCCAATGTTTTCCAGCTCCCGTGCCCCGCCGACAAACAGGTTGCTGGCCAGGTCCGCCAGCGAGAACAACACCTCCTGCGGATTCTGATAGCCGAGCATCCGCGCCAGTGCCGGGTTGGCGGCGCGCATGCCTTCGAGCAAGCTGGCCTGGAAGATCCCGTGCACCGCGTTTTCGAACAGCCACTTGTAGCGATTACGCTCGGCTTCCAGCTCATCCAGGCGCGCGGCCAGTTCCGGGTAATGACTCTTGCGCGCCGAATGGCTGCCTAACCCGAGCAGTCCTGCCAGCGCCCGTTGTTGCTCGTCAGAGGGCTTCGCCATAGACGACCTCGACATCACGCTGGCTGGACTCGCGCGGGTTGGTGAGAATGCACGGGTCGTGCATGGCGTGCTGCGACAGGAATGGAATATCCGCGGTGCTGACCCCATGCAAGCCGAGGGTTTCATGGAAGCCGATCGCATGCTTGAGGGCGATCAGGTGCTCCACCAGGCGCCCGCAGATCTGCCGGTGATTGAGGCCCCGGCAGTCAATGCCGAAGGTCTCGGCGATCACCTTGAAGCGGTCAGGCGCCGAGTTGTAGTTGAACGCCACCACGTGTTCCACCAGTACCGCGTTGCACAGGCCGTGCGGCAGGTCGAGAAAGCCACCGAGGCTGTGGGACATCGCGTGCACCGCACCGAGAATCGCGTTGGAGAACGCCAGCCCGGCCTGCATGCTGCCGAGCATGATTTTCTCGCGTAGCGCGATGTCGCCGGGATTGGCGATCATCTGCACCAGGTTGCCGTTGATCAGGCGCATGGCTTCCAGCGCATGGGGATCGGTCAAGGGGCCATGACCGGTAGAAACGAAGGCCTCGATGGCATGTACCAGGGCGTCGATACCGGTACAGGCCGACAGGAACGGGTCCATGCTCAGGGTGGTTTCCGGGTCGATCAGCGACACGTCCGGCACCACGGCCTTGCTGACGATGGAGAATTTCATCCGTTCTTGCTGATTGGAAATGATCACGAATTGCGAGACGTCCGCCGAAGTGCCAGCGGTGGTCGGAATCAGGATCAGCGGCGGGCTGGGCACGCGGATGGTGTCCACCCCCTCGAACTCGAGGATGCTGCGCCCATGGGCGACGACGATGCCGATGCCCTTGCCGCAATCCATCGGGCTGCCGCCGCCGACGGCGACGATCACATCGCAGTGGTTCTCCCGGTACAGCTCGGCGCCGAGCATGACTTCTTCGACCCGCGGGTTGGGCGACACGTCGCTGTACAGGAAGTAGTCGATGCCCTGGGCTTGCAGGCTGGCCTCGACATCGGCCACCCATCCGGCGGCAATCACCCCGGGATCGCTGACCACCAGCACCTTGCGGGCACCGAAGGTCTTGGCGCAGTTGCCGACGTTGTGCCGGCAACCGGCACCAAAGATGATTTCAGGTGAAACGAATTTACGCAGCTGGCTGAGACTCTGGCTCATTGGAAAGCCTGTTTTTTATTGTTTTGGAAGGTAAAGCCACACTAACGCATCCGGCGGTGAATGCAATCAGACCAATGGTGTAGCAGGCTGCGGCTACTCAAATCTTGTATCCACCGCAGCCCCCTGTGGGAGCGAGCTTGCTCGCGATAGCGGAGTGTCAGGCAACATCATTACTTCTGGAAGTCCGCTATCGCGAGCAAGTTCGCTCCCACAGGGGATTTGTGTCGCTTGATTATCCGCGATAGATCAGCCTGGAAGCCTTTTCATTGCGCAACGTCAGGTGTTCCATGCCCGACCCCGGCGCATCGGCCTCCTCCCGGGCCTTGAGGATCACCCCATGGTGCGGCGACTTGCTGCACACCGGGTCGGCATTTTCCGCATCGCCGGTCAACATGAACGCCTGGCAGCGGCAACCGCCCAGGTCCTTGTGCTTTTCATCGCAGGAGCGGCACGGCTCCTTCATCCAGTCATCGCCGCGAAAGCGGTTGAACCCAAACGAATCGGTCCAGATGTGCTCGATGCTGTGCTCGCGCACGTTGGGAAACTGCACCGGCAACTGCCGCGCGCTGTGGCAAGGCAGCGCCGTGCCGTCCGGGGTGATGTCGAGAAACAGGTTGGCCCAGCCGTTCATGCAGGTCTTGGGGCGTTCTTCGTAGTAGTCCGGCGTGACGAAAATCAGCTTGCACGGATGACCCTGGGCCTCCAGACGCTCGCGGTACTCGTTGGTGATGCGCTCGGCTCGCTGCAATTGTTCACGGGTCGGCAACAGGCCAACGCGGTTGAGTTCGGCCCAACCGTAGAACTGGCAGGTGGCCAATTCGACGAAATCCGCCTCCAGCTCCAGGCACAGGTCGATGATCTTCGCGATCTCGTCGATGTTGTGTCGATGGGTAACGAAGTTCAGCACCATCGGATAGCCCTGGGCTTTCACCGCCCGGGCCATCGCCAGCTTCTGGGCGAATGCCTTGCGCGAGCCGGCAAGCATGTTGTTCACCGCTTCGTCGGCGGCCTGGAAGCTGATCTGGATATGGTCCAGCCCGGCGACCTTGAAGTCGCGAACTTTCTGCTCGGTCAGGCCGATGCCGGAGGTGATCAGGTTGGTGTAGTAGCCCATGTCCCGGGCCGCCTTGATCAACTCGGCCAGGTCTTGCCGTACCAACGGCTCGCCGCCGGAAAAGCCCAGTTGCGCGGCCCCCATGTCCCGGGCTTCGCGGAACACCCGAATCCATTCTGCGGTGCTCAACTCTTCACCTGCCTGGGCAAAGTCCAGCGGATTGGAGCAATACGGGCATTGCAGCGGGCAACGATAAGTCAGCTCCGCAAGTAGCCACAGCGGCGGCCCGGGCGGCGAGTCATTCGATCCAGAATTGCGCATGGGCCACCTCCAGGAACGCCAGCACGTCCTCGTCGATCCCCGGCACCCCAGGGAAGTTCTCGGACAGCAGATCGATGATCGCCGCCACGCTGCGCCGGCCGTCCAGCAGGTCTAGGATCTGCCCGGCACTGACGTTGAGCTTGATCATGCCTTCAGGGTACAGCAGCACGTGACAGTCCTGACGCGGCTCCCATTGCAGGCGAAACCCTTGGCGCAGGGTCGGAGCCTGATCGCGTTTGATCGGGCTCACAGGGCGATCCCCCGGTGCCAGACTTTCTCCGTCGTCACCGTGTGATACGGCGGACGTTCCAGCTCGTAGGCCATGCTCATGGCGTCGAGCATGCTCCAGAGCACGTCGAGTTTGAACTGCAGAATCTCCAGCATGCGTTGCTGGCCCTCGAAGGTCACGTAATGCGCCAGGGTGATGCGCAACCCGTGCTCGACATCGCGCCGCGCCTGGCTCAGGCGAGTGCGGAAGTAGTCGTAGCCGGCGGCATCGATCCACGGGTAATGGCTCGGCCAGGCGTCGAGTCGGGACTGGTGGATCTGTGGCGCGAACAGTTCGGTCAGGGAACTGCTGGCCGCTTCCTGCCAGCAGGCGCGGCGGGCGAAATTGACGTAGGCGTCCACGGCGAAGCGTACGCCCGGCAGTACCAGCTCTTGCGAGAGGATTTGTTCGCGATCGAGGCCCACGGCTTCGCCCAGGCGTAGCCAGGCTTCGATGCCGCCTTCGCTGCCAGGCTCGCCGTCGTGGTCGAGAATCCGTTGCAGCCATTCCCGGCGTACCTCGCGGTCGGGGCAGTTGGCGAGGATCGCGGCATCCTTGAGCGGGATGTTCACCTGGTAATAGAAACGATTGGCGACCCAACCCTGGATCTGCTCGCGGCTGGCGCGGCCGGCGTACATGGCTTGGTGGAAGGGGTGGTGGATATGGTAGTAGGCGCCTTTGGCGCGCAGGGCCTGCTCGAATTCGGTGGGGGTCAGCGGGGTGTCGGTCATTGCGGTTCTCCAGGGTTCTGCGGTGTCTGACCTGGCCTCTTCGCGGGCAAGCCCGCTCCCACAAGGACCTGTGGTGTACACAAGGATCTGTGGTTGTACACACAACCCCCTGTGGGAGCGGGCTTGCCCGCGATGGGGCCATCAGCTACAGCACAAATGCTCATGCCGTCATAAGCCACCTCTATCCCCCGCCGCTCCAGCTACGCCCGCTCGGCCGAGGCAGGCCCGGCCAACGCCACGGCTGGCCGGGTGGACAATCAGCGGTTGGCGAAATACATCGTCACTTCGAAGCCAATGCGCAGATCGGTAAACGCGGGTTTAGTCCACATGGGTCAATCCTCTTCTTGTGCCGGACGATTCCGGTAAGGCCATTAATGCACGGGGTGCGGGGCGACCGAATGCTACTTTCGAAGGAGGTGGCGGCGTGCGTTGGTAGGGGGTGTAGCGGGGTGTCAGACACGGCCATTCGCGGGCAAGCCTCGCTCCTACAGATCACCTGTACCTGTAGGAGCGAGGCTTGCCCGCGAAAGCCATCACACGGTTTCGTGTCGAATCAAAAGAATCCCAGCGGATTGATGTCATAGCTCACCAGCAGGTTTTTGGTCTGCTGATAATGGTCGAGCATCATCTTGTGATTCTCACGGCCGACACCGGACTTCTTGTAGCCACCGAACGCCGCATGGGCCGGGTACAGGTGATAGCAGTTGGTCCATACGCGACCGGCCTTGATCGCCCGGCCCATGCGGTAGGCGCGGTTGATGTCGCGGGTCCACAGGCCCGCACCGAGGCCGAACTCGCTGTCGTTGGCAATGGCCAAGGCTTCGGCTTCGTCCTTGAAGGTGGTGATACCCACCACCGGGCCGAAGATTTCTTCCTGGAACACGCGCATCTTGTTGTGGCCCTTGAGCAGGGTCGGCTGGATGTAATAACCCGTCGACAAATCCCCCTCAAGATGCTCGGCCGCGCCGCCGGTGAGCAGCTCGGCACCCTCCTCCTGAGCGATCTTAAGGTACGAGAGGATCTTGTCGTACTGCTGCTCGGACGCCTGGGCGCCGACCATGGTTTCAGTGTCCAGCGGGTTGCCGCGCTTGATCTTGACGATCTTCTTCATCACCACTTTCATGAAGTCGTCGTAGATCGACTCCTGCACCAGCGCTCGCGATGGACAGGTGCAGACCTCGCCCTGATTGAAGAATGCCAGCACCAGGCCTTCGGCAGCCTTCTCGATGAACTGCGGCTCGGCTTGCATGATGTCTTCGAAGAAAATGTTCGGCGACTTGCCGCCCAGTTCGACAGTGCTCGGAATGATGTTCTCGGCCGCGCATTTCATGATGTGCGCGCCAATCGGGGTGGAACCGGTGAAGGCGATCTTGGCGATGCGCTTGCTGGTGGCCAGCGCCTCGCCCGCTTCGCGACCGAAACCCTGGACGATGTTCAGCACGCCGGCCGGCAGCAAATCGGCGATCAGCTCGGCAAAGACCATGATCGACAGCGGCGTCTGTTCGGCAGGCTTGAGTACCACGCAGTTGCCGGCGGCCAGGGCCGGCGCGAGTTTCCAGGCGGCCATGAGCAGCGGGAAATTCCACGGGATGATCTGCCCGACCACGCCCAGGGGTTCGTGGAAGTGATAGGCGGTGGTCAGCTCGTTGATCTCGGCGGCGCCGCCTTCCTGGGCGCGAATGCAGCCGGCGAAGTAGCGGAAATGGTCGGCGGCCAGGGGCACGTCAGCGTTCAGGGTTTCGCGCACGGCCTTGCCGTTGTCCCAGGTTTCGGTGACAGCGAGTATCTCCAGGTTCTCCTCGATGCGGTCGGCGATTCTCAGCAGCACCCGCGAGCGGTCCTGCGCCGAGGTCTTGCCCCAGGCATCGGCGGCGGCATGCGCTGCGTCGAGGGCTTTTTCGATGTCGGCGGCGCTGGAACGAGGGAATTCGGCGATCACTTCACCGGTGACCGGCGAAGAGTTGGTGAAGTACTCACCATTGACCGGGGCGACGAACTCGCCGCCGATGAAGTTGCCGTAGCGCGCCTTGAACGTCACGACGGCGCCTGGTGTTCCGGGTTGTGCGTAGATCATGGTGGGCCTCTGTCTGGGTCGATGCCTGTCGGGCAAACAGGCGATGGATCGATAGTAGAGAGCTCCGCGTGCCAGACGAATGCGCCGTTGGCAGGGGGATTCTCGTTATTTGGTAGTAGGAGCAAGCTTGCTAGCGATGGTCGCCAACGATAACGCTGGTGACCTGACACCCCGCGGTGCTCTCAGGTTTTTCGCGAGCAAGCCCGCTCCCACAGGGGTAAAGGGTGCTGTTTAAATAGCGCACGACGCAGTCTTTGTAGGAGCAAGCTTGCTCGCGATGGTCGTCAACGATAACGCTGGCGACCTGACACCCCGTGGTGTTCTCAGGCTTTTCGCGAGCAAGCTCGCTCCTACAGGGGTTATGCGGTGGATTCAGGGTTAGTGTTTGGCCACGACCAGGTCTTTAGGCAACTTGAAGGTCCAGAGCATCCCGCCCTGGTTGAAGTCCTTGATCCGCTTGGCCACTTCGCCACCCCACAGCGGTACCGCACCGCCCCAGCCCGAGAGCACCGAGACGTACTGTTCGCCGTCCATTTCCCAGGTCACAGGCGAACCGAGCACACCGGAGCCGGTCTGGAATTCCCAGACTTTTTCGCCGGTCTTGGCATTGAACGCCTGCAGGAAACCTTCCGGCGTGCCGGTGAACACCAGGTTGCCCTTGGTGGTCAGCACCCCGCCCCACAGCGGCGCAAAGTTCTTGTGGCGCCAGACTTCCTTGCCGGTTTTCGGGTCGATGGCCCGCAGCACGCCGATGTAATCTTCATTCAATGGCTTGATGGTGAACCCGGCACCGAGGAACGCCGCGCCTTTCTTGTAGGCGATGCCTTCGTTCCAGATGTCCATGCCCCATTCGTTGGACGGCACGTAGAACAGCCCGGTGTCCTTGTTGTAGGCCATCGGCATCCAGTTTTTCGCGCCGAGGAACGCCGGGGCGACGAATACCGAACTGCCTTTGGCTTCCGTGCCCGGCGCACCTGGACGGCTGGCTTCGTTGTAGATCGGCCGGCCCTCTTTATCGAGGCCGGTGGCCCAGGTGATCTTGTCCACGAACGGGAAGCCGCGGATGAATTTGCCGTTGGTGCGGTCGAGCACGTAGAAGAAGCCGTTACGGTCGGCAGTGGCGGCCGCTTTTATCTCTTTGCCGCCCTCGCTGTAGTTGAACGACACCAGCTCGTTGACGCCGTCATAGTCCCAACCGTCGTGGGGCGTGCTCTGGAAGTGCCACTTGATGGTGCCATCGTCCGGGTTGAGCGCCAGGCGCGACGACGAGTAGAGGTTGTCGCCAGGACGCAGGTGCGAGTTCCACGGGGCCGGGTTACCGGTGCCGAACAGCAGAAGATTGGTTTCCGGGTCGTAGTAGCCGCCGAGCCAGGGCGCGGCGCCACCGGTCTTCCACAGATCGCCGGGCCAGGTCTTGCCTGCTTCACCGCCGGAGATGCCGTTTTCTACCGCCTTGCCGTCCTTGTAGACGTAACCCATGTGGCCTTCGACGGTTGGGCGGCTCCACAACAGGTCACCGTTTTTCGGGTCGTAGGCTTCGATCTTGCCGACCACCCCGAACTCGCCACCGGCCACCCCGGTGATCAGCTTGCCGTTGATCACCAGTGGCGCGGCGCTGATCGAATAGCCTTCCTTGTGGTCGGCGACTTTCTTGCTCCAGACCACTTTGCCGGTGTCCTTGTTCAGGGCCACGAGCTTGGCGTCGAGGGTGCCGAAGAACACCAGGTCGCCGTACAGCGCGACACCCCGGTTGATCACGTCGCAGCACGGACGGATGTCATCGGGCAAGCGCGCATCGTATTGCCACAGTTTCTTGCCGGTGCGCGCATCCACCGCAAACACCCGGGAATAGGAGCCGGTCAGGTACATCACGCCGTCCTTGATCATCGGCTGTGCTTGCTGACCGCGTTGTTTTTCGCCGCCGAACGAGAACGCCCAGACCGGTCGCAAGTCCTTCACGTTACTGACGTTGAGGGTGTCCAGCGGGCTGTAGCGCTGACCCTGGACGCCCAGACCGTTGGTGACGATCTGCTCCGGGTTCTTGGGGTCCTGGAGAATATCCTGGTCGGTGACGGCGGCCGATGCCGGGCCGGACAGCAGCATGGCACTGAGCAGCGCGCTGAGGACCAAGGGGTGGCGACGTGCGGGTTGGGTCATGACGGCTTCCTCTGCGGTTTTTGTTATACCCGGGAAATTTTCCCGGTCTGGTGCAGATTCTTGGCCGCTACCGTCCTGGCAACAATTGCCCGCAGTGTCTAGATTGCTAGTTCCTTAGTAGCGGGTCGCAGGGTATGAACACCGGATTTCGCGACCAACACCGCCCCCTGTAGGAGCGAGCTTGCTCGCGAAGAACCTGAGAGCGCCGCATTCCTCCAGCCAACCCTCGTCATCGTTGACCTCCTTCGCTGGCAAGCCAGCTCCTACAGGGGGCCGGTGTTGGTCATTTGATTGCGGCGGAATCGACTCGGGTCATTTGTGCGCGTTCGTAGCGTGGGTAGAGATGACTGACACTGCGGATCAGCTCATAGCGGCTCAGGCTGATCCCGGTAAACCGTTCGGGAATCGGGCTGCGGATCATCTCGGCCATGTCGCTGCCGCTGGCGGCACCGTCGCGCATCAGTTGATCGAGCCAACCCAGGTAATCTCGCATCTGCTCGAACGGCTTTGCATCCGTGGCCACCGGGCCATGCCCAGGCACGATCAGCGTCCAGGGCAACCCTTGCAGGGTCGCTATGTCCGACAGCCAGACAGCAAGCCCCGGACTGTTGGGCGTGGTTAGCGCCCGTTGGTAAAACACCAGATCCCCGGCAAACAGCACGCCGGTTTTCCGGTCGAGAATAACCAGATCCGCACCGGTGTGCCCACCCAGGCTCAGCAGGTGCAAATCGTGATTCCCAAAACCTTGCACCCCGGGCGTCAGCGTCCGGGTTGGCAATACCACCTCGGTGCCGCGCATCCAGTCGCCCACCAGTCGATACATGTTCTCGGCCATCGCATCGCCCTGCTGCCGCAACAGCTCGGTGGTGCCGGCCAACGCGCCGATCGGCACGTCGGTGAAAGCCTGGTTGCCCAGCACATGATCGGGGTGGTGATGGGTCAGCAGGACCTGGATCACCGGTTTATCGGTGATCGCGGCAATAGCCTTGCGCATCGCCTCGCCGTAACGTTTCGATGGCCCTGTGTCGATCACCACCACCCCAGGTTCGGTAACGATGAACGCGGTATTGACGATGTTGCCGCCGTTGGCCTTGGCGAAGTTGTCGGTGCTGCCTTCCAGCAACCAGGTGTCCTCGGCGATCTGCCGGGGCTTGAGTGAGTAGTCGAGCTCGGCCAGGGCCGGCAGGCTCAGGCTCATGAACAACAGCAGCATCCAGTGCATGACGCGCTCCTTGGGGTCAGGGTATGGCCGCATCGAATTGATTGCCGCTGTTGTCGCGCAGCAACAGGCGCGTCTGCCCTGCCCCTTCGATATCGAAGGCCAGGTTGGGGTTTTCGCTGACGGCGGGAAACAGCTCGAGACGGGCCAGCAGTTGATCATTACCGTCGCGCAATTCGGCATGGTTGATGAAGAATTCGGGAATGCCGCCGACCATGCCGTTGTCCATCGGGTGTGCCACTTGCAAGCGCAAACGGCTGAATTCGCCACGGGGATAACGACCGCCGAGCACTTCGCCAATGTGCTCCTCCCAACCCGGCTGGGTCCGCACTACGCTGGGTGCCGTACACCCGCCGCCTGCGGCATCGATCAGGGTCGAGCCGACATGCCACAGGCCATCGCGGGTCAGTACCGCGGCGCGCAGGGGCGTGGCTTGCTCAATACGGATGCGCAACGACAGCCATGGCAGCACCCGATCCAGCGGCTGGAAATCGACGATTTTCGGCAAGGGATTGAGTTCGGCCCAGGCGAGGATTTTCACCACTTCGCCCTTGAAGGCCCGGGCGTCGATTTCCAGCGGCACTTGCCGGGCGTCTTCGGCGAACGGCGGCGCGTGCAGCTTGACCCGATCGTCAAACACGAACGGCGCGTCGCCGAGCATTTGTTTGTGGTAGAAGGCCCACATCACCGAGGGCACCGGGTCCTTGCCCGGCTCGATGCCTACCGCATGCGCGGCCATCGGCAGCCAGCAGGCCAGCAGACAACTCGCTCGCCAGTTCACTGTTGATACATCTCGGGCACGTCATAGCGCAGGCCGTAATGGCCATAAATGGCGTTGACCGAGCCGTCGCGAATCAAGGCTTCCAGCGCTTCCTCCACGGCGTAAGCCAACTGCCGGTTGCTTTCATGCACCGCCATGCCGATCTCCCAGAGTTGCTTGCCCATGTTCGGGTAGGCGTTTTCCGCCAGCGCCACCTGCGGGTCCGCCGCCTGGTGAACCTGCCAGTCGATCTCGCCGCGCATGGCCATCACCGCATCGATTTCGCCGGCCTTCATCGCGGCGAACGCCTGGGGCACGCCAGGGTAATGATGAGTCTTGCCGGCGAGCATGCCGTTGAACACCGACGTCAGGTAGAACGACGGCACACTATCGACCTCGACGCCGATCGGGTGGTGCTCGAACACGGCGACACTGCCCACCTTGTCCAGCCGTCGGCGGTCATAGGCGACTTGCCATTGTTCGTTCTGGTACGGCCCGAACATCACCACATGGCCGTTCTCCAGTTCGCCCAACTCGTTGCGTTTACGGGCGTAGTCCTGATCGTAGGGCACGCGCATCATCAGGTCGGCCAGTTGCAGGTCGTGCAACTGGCTGGCACGCCAGATGTAGTCGCGCAGGTCGTCGTCGAGCTTCTCGCCGGCCGGTGCCCAGATCAACGCCAGGCGCACGTCAAGCGCCCGGGCCAAGGCCTGGGCGAGTTCGACGTCGACACCGCGCGGCTGGCCGGCGTCTTCAAAACTGTAGGGGGCGAAGTCCTTGTAGACCGCCACTTTCAGTTCCCCGGCGGCGATCATTTCGTCATAGGTGCGGACCTGCGCCTGCGCCACCTGGCAACACAGCAACACAGCGCTGAACAACACAGCGAGCAGGCGCATGGGTCATTCCTCGACGTGAACGCTATCCAGATAAGTGCGTACCGCCCACAAGGCTTCCTGGCTCAGGTAGTCGGCCATCTTCGGCATGTACACCCGGCCATCGCGCACGGCGCCGTGGCGGACCCGTTCGACGAACCATTCATCTCCGGCCTCGCCGACATCGAGCATGCGCAGGTCGGGAGCGATGCCGCCGGACTTGGCTTCCAGGCCATGGCAGGCCGCACAGTTCTGGTTGTAGGCCGACGAGCCGATTTCCACCGCCTTGTCATGTTCCGGGGTGGTGCGGTACGGGTTCACCGCCGCCCAGCCATCGGCATCGACCGGCACGCCGGCGTCCTTGATCGGGGTCAGGCCCTGGGTTGCGACGGCCTGGGGCACGACGTTGCCGTGGGCCCAGACGGAACCTGCACTGATAAAGCCGGCCAGCAGTCCGGCTACGAGTAAGGCGTTGCGTTTTGTTGTCATTGTTATGCCCTCGAGGTTGCACGCAAAACCTCTTTGAAGAGGCTATGGCACCCATCTTGGGACAGGCTTGGCGTACGCCCCATGCTGCTTTGGTGTCCGCCACCCGGTACCTTGGTAGTAGGGCTTGTGGCGCACGCCCAAATCAGGTGCCCCATGGGAATTTTTCCCGGCAACAGCGGGACTTTTTCCGTATCCGGCAACACACCGGGCGCACCACCCTGTGCAGGCCAAAACCTCCACTGGGAACTGCAACCATGACAATAAGATCGCTACCCGCCCTTTCCCCGCTGACCCTTGCCGTGCAGGCATTTTTGCTGGTGGGCACCTTGTCCCTGGGCACTGCCAGCTACGCCGCAACCGCCCCCGCGGCCCCCACCCGCAACGTGACCTGGGAAGACATTGCCAACGATCACCTGACCACCAAGGACGTGCTGCAGTACGGCATGGGCACCAACGCCCAGCGCTGGAGCCCGCTGGCCCAGGTCAACGACAAGAACGTGTTCAAGCTGACACCGGCCTGGTCCTATTCGTTCGGCGACGAGAAGCAGCGCGGCCAGGAATCCCAGGCGATCGTCAGCGACGGTGTGGTGTACGTCACCGGTTCCTATTCCCGGGTATTCGCCCTGGACGCCAAGACCGGCAAGCGGCTGTGGACCTACAACCATCGCCTGCCGGACAACATTCGTCCGTGCTGCGACGTGGTCAATCGCGGGGCCGCCATCTATGGCGACAAGATCTATTTCGGCACCCTCGACGCGCGACTGGTCGCCCTGGACAAGAACACCGGCAAAGTGGTGTGGAACAAGAAGTTCGGCGACCACGCCGCGGGCTACACCATGACCGGCGCCCCGGTACTGATCAAGGACAAGACCAGCGGCAAGGTGCTGCTGATCCATGGCAGCTCCGGCGACGAGTTCGGCGTGGTCGGGCAGCTCTTTGCCCGCGACCCGGACACCGGC
Encoded here:
- the ercA gene encoding alcohol dehydrogenase-like regulatory protein ErcA, which produces MSQSLSQLRKFVSPEIIFGAGCRHNVGNCAKTFGARKVLVVSDPGVIAAGWVADVEASLQAQGIDYFLYSDVSPNPRVEEVMLGAELYRENHCDVIVAVGGGSPMDCGKGIGIVVAHGRSILEFEGVDTIRVPSPPLILIPTTAGTSADVSQFVIISNQQERMKFSIVSKAVVPDVSLIDPETTLSMDPFLSACTGIDALVHAIEAFVSTGHGPLTDPHALEAMRLINGNLVQMIANPGDIALREKIMLGSMQAGLAFSNAILGAVHAMSHSLGGFLDLPHGLCNAVLVEHVVAFNYNSAPDRFKVIAETFGIDCRGLNHRQICGRLVEHLIALKHAIGFHETLGLHGVSTADIPFLSQHAMHDPCILTNPRESSQRDVEVVYGEAL
- the pqqE gene encoding pyrroloquinoline quinone biosynthesis protein PqqE — encoded protein: MRNSGSNDSPPGPPLWLLAELTYRCPLQCPYCSNPLDFAQAGEELSTAEWIRVFREARDMGAAQLGFSGGEPLVRQDLAELIKAARDMGYYTNLITSGIGLTEQKVRDFKVAGLDHIQISFQAADEAVNNMLAGSRKAFAQKLAMARAVKAQGYPMVLNFVTHRHNIDEIAKIIDLCLELEADFVELATCQFYGWAELNRVGLLPTREQLQRAERITNEYRERLEAQGHPCKLIFVTPDYYEERPKTCMNGWANLFLDITPDGTALPCHSARQLPVQFPNVREHSIEHIWTDSFGFNRFRGDDWMKEPCRSCDEKHKDLGGCRCQAFMLTGDAENADPVCSKSPHHGVILKAREEADAPGSGMEHLTLRNEKASRLIYRG
- the pqqD gene encoding pyrroloquinoline quinone biosynthesis peptide chaperone PqqD, giving the protein MSPIKRDQAPTLRQGFRLQWEPRQDCHVLLYPEGMIKLNVSAGQILDLLDGRRSVAAIIDLLSENFPGVPGIDEDVLAFLEVAHAQFWIE
- the pqqA gene encoding pyrroloquinoline quinone precursor peptide PqqA gives rise to the protein MWTKPAFTDLRIGFEVTMYFANR
- a CDS encoding PAS domain-containing hybrid sensor histidine kinase/response regulator; protein product: MAKPSDEQQRALAGLLGLGSHSARKSHYPELAARLDELEAERNRYKWLFENAVHGIFQASLLEGMRAANPALARMLGYQNPQEVLFSLADLASNLFVGGARELENIGEILRHQGSLNGYETQLRRKDGSRLDVLMNLLLKPDQEELVEGFVADITERKLAQQRLQQLNDQLEQRVTARTDELLEANRNLQQQITQRKQIAEALRDARDAAEAANRSKDKYLAAASHDLLQPLNAARLLISTLRERRLPEVEQVLVERTHQALEGAEDLLTDLLDISRLDQAAVKPDIALYRLDELLGPLVSEFRSVAEAAGLNLRVHMGDYAINTDLRLMTRILRNFLSNACRYTDAGSILLGARRRGTMLRLEVWDTGRGIAADRLDSIFLEFNQLDVGRAADRKGVGLGLAIVERIAKILDYRIQVHSRPGRGSMFSIDVPISHEVPLPISQAAPQPGAGNPLPGRRLLVLDNEVSILESMSALLGQWGCDVVVATDEASALTALEGQAPELILADYHLDHGVVGCEVVRHLRQHFGLVIPAVIITADRTDQCRSALQRLEAPLLNKPVKPGKLRAVLSQILG
- the pqqC gene encoding pyrroloquinoline-quinone synthase PqqC, whose product is MTDTPLTPTEFEQALRAKGAYYHIHHPFHQAMYAGRASREQIQGWVANRFYYQVNIPLKDAAILANCPDREVRREWLQRILDHDGEPGSEGGIEAWLRLGEAVGLDREQILSQELVLPGVRFAVDAYVNFARRACWQEAASSSLTELFAPQIHQSRLDAWPSHYPWIDAAGYDYFRTRLSQARRDVEHGLRITLAHYVTFEGQQRMLEILQFKLDVLWSMLDAMSMAYELERPPYHTVTTEKVWHRGIAL